In the Numida meleagris isolate 19003 breed g44 Domestic line chromosome 5, NumMel1.0, whole genome shotgun sequence genome, one interval contains:
- the GPR155 gene encoding integral membrane protein GPR155 isoform X2 has translation MDSYSDFNAKNLSSSANMSISLPGQVGLNATGGPPSMSISRLFPALLECFGIILCGYIAGRANIITSTQAKGLGNFVSRFALPALLFKNMVVLNFSNVNWSFLYSILVAKAAVFFLVCVLTLLVASPENRFSKAGLFPIFATQSNDFALGYPIVEALYQTTYPEYLQYIYLVAPISLMMLNPLGFIFCEIQKWRDNRTVSHSKIKIVGLALLRVLQNPIVFMVFIGIASNFILGQKIPDYLENFLDGLGSSFSGSALFYLGLTMVGQTKKLTKGMFVALILLITAKLLMMPFLCREMVELLDKSSSTVNHTSLSNYAFLYGVFPAAPGVAIFATQFNMEVGIITSGMVISTFVSAPIMYVSAWLLTIPSMDPNPLASALQNVSFDISIVSLLCLIWSLIVVLLSKKYKQHPHMITTNLLVAQCIACIGMVIWNFTVKQKEITVQILVFIFLYSSLYSTYLWTGFLSFSLFLLRKRETVKIPIGFIIIAGWGIPTLLVGILLIIGERNSTSIDSAFFYGKHQIITTAVVLFISILMSGISLMCMNRNRQESNYEVLNPYSPHGQVEGNEGNQVSAAVPQPSAGSSAQPSPAQPSAGSSAQLSAERGCCSCQTTNGEISSVKEGKAVPNAVENKVPSIETADQCVNQCSAQTCVLAQEEQLLQTGDKQLARHVLLCSLLVVGLFANLSSCLWWLFNQEPGRLYVELQFFCAVFNFGQGFISFGIFGLDKHLIILPFKRRLEFLWGGREAAGHTDPTLPEEIRMTCQQFVRYHRDHCVKSIVKGRSGDTRFTEHVGESFL, from the exons ATGGATAGCTATTCAGACTTCAACGCAAAGAACCTCTCATCATCAGCTAATATGTCTATTTCTTTACCTGGACAAGTTGGACTCAATGCCACCGGTGGTCCTCCTTCTATGTCAATCAGCAGGCTTTTTCCAGCCCTATTAGAATGCTTTGGAATAATTCTTTGTGGCTACATAGCCGGAAGAGCCAACATTATCACATCAACTCAGGCCAAAGGACTGGGAAATTTTGTCTCCCGTTTTGCACTCCCAGCTTTACTGTTCAAAAACATGGTGGTACTTAACTTTTCTAATGTAAATTGGTCCTTCCTGTACAGCATCTTAGTTGCCAAAGCTGCCGTGTTTTTCTTAGTCTGTGTTCTAACATTGTTGGTAGCCAGTCCTGAGAATCGATTTAGCAAAGCAGGTTTGTTCCCTATTTTTGCTACACAAAGCAATGACTTTGCGCTGGGATACCCAATAG TCGAAGCTCTGTACCAAACCACTTACCCAGAGTATCTCCAGTACATTTACCTAGTGGCTCCAATATCTCTTATGATGCTAAACCCTCTGGGGTTTATCTTCTGTGAAATCCAGAAGTGGAGGGACAATCGCACTGTGTCCCACAGCAAAATCAAAATAGTGGGCCTAGCACTCCTTCGAGTTCTGCAGAACCCAATCGTATTCATGGTCTTCATAGGAATTGCCTCAAACTTTATTCTTGGCCAGAAAATTCCCGACTACCTTGAAAATTTCCTTGATGGACTGGGCAGTTCATTTTCTGGCTCCGCACTTTTTTACCTTGGGCTAACTATGGTgggacaaacaaaaaaactgacaAAGGGTATGTTTGTTGCACTGATCCTTCTCATCACAGCTAAACT aCTTATGATGCCATTTCTCTGTAGAGAAATGGTGGAACTCCTGgacaagagcagcagcacagtcaACCACACCAGTTTATCAAACTATGCATTTCTTTATGGAGTTTTTCCAGCAGCACCTGGTGTTGCAATATTTGCAACTCAATTTAATATGGAAGTAGGAATT ATTACCTCAGGCATGGTGATAAGCACTTTTGTGTCTGCACCTATCATGTATGTTTCGGCATGGCTTTTGACAATTCCATCTATGGATCCCAACCCGCTGGCATCTGCACTCCAGAATGTTAGCTTTGACATAAGTATTGTCAGCCTCCTTTGTCTG ATTTGGTCTCTTATTGTTGTTCTTCTGAGtaagaaatacaaacagcatCCTCATATGATTACAACAAATCTACTTGTTGCTCAG tgtattGCTTGCATTGGAATGGTGATATGGAATTTCACTGTTAAACAGAAAGAGATAACTGTGCAGATCCTAGTATTTATATTTCTCTACAGCTCACTTTATAGCACCTACCTGTGGACAG gttttctgtctttctctttgtttctgttgaggaagagagaaacagtAAAGATTCCCATTGGGTTTATTATCATAGCTGGATGGGG aATCCCAACACTTCTGGTAGGAATCTTGTTAATAATTGGTGAACGTAACAGCACTAGCATTGACTCTGCCTTTTTCTATGGAAAACATCAG ATAATCACCACAGCAGTGGTCCTGTTCATCAGCATATTGATGTCAGGCATCTCACTTATGTGCATGAACAGAAATAGACAAGAGTCAAACTATGAGGTACTGAACCCATATTCACCTCATGGCCAAGTGGAAGGGAATGAGGGGAATCAAGTTTCAGCCGCTGTGCCTCAACCTTCTGCAGGGTCTTCTGCACAACCTTCTCCTGCACAACCTTCTGCAGGGTCTTCTGCACAGCTGTCTGCAGAAAGAG GTTGCTGTTCTTGTCAAACAACAAATGGGGAAATTTCAAGTGTTAAAGAGGGCAAAGCGGTGCCAAATGCTGTTGAAAACAAGGTTCCTTCCATTGAGACAG ctgatcAGTGTGTGAATCAGTGCAGCGCTCAGACCTGCGTACTGGCTCAGGAGGAACAGCTTCTACAGACCGGAGACAAACAGCTGGCCAGACACGTGCTGCTGTGCTCGCTTCTTGTTGTTGGCCTTTTTGct AATCTTTCCAGTTGTTTATGGTGGCTGTTCAACCAAGAACCCGGAAGACTATATGTGGAACTGCAGTTCTTTTGCGCTGTGTTTAATTTTGGTCAG GGCTTCATTTCCTTTGGTATTTTTGGCTTAGATAAGCATTTAATCATCCTGCCATTCAAGCGAAG GCTTGAATTTCTCTGGggaggcagagaagcagcagggcATACAGATCCCACTCTACCTGAGGAAATCAGGATGACCTGTCAACAGTTTGTTCGTTATCATAGAGATCACTGTGTCAAAAGCATCGTCAAAGGCAGAAG TGGTGATACCAGATTTACAGAACATGTGGGTGAATCATTCCTTTGA
- the GPR155 gene encoding integral membrane protein GPR155 isoform X3 — protein MDSYSDFNAKNLSSSANMSISLPGQVGLNATGGPPSMSISRLFPALLECFGIILCGYIAGRANIITSTQAKGLGNFVSRFALPALLFKNMVVLNFSNVNWSFLYSILVAKAAVFFLVCVLTLLVASPENRFSKAGLFPIFATQSNDFALGYPIVEALYQTTYPEYLQYIYLVAPISLMMLNPLGFIFCEIQKWRDNRTVSHSKIKIVGLALLRVLQNPIVFMVFIGIASNFILGQKIPDYLENFLDGLGSSFSGSALFYLGLTMVGQTKKLTKGMFVALILLITAKLLMMPFLCREMVELLDKSSSTVNHTSLSNYAFLYGVFPAAPGVAIFATQFNMEVGIITSGMVISTFVSAPIMYVSAWLLTIPSMDPNPLASALQNVSFDISIVSLLCLIWSLIVVLLSKKYKQHPHMITTNLLVAQCIACIGMVIWNFTVKQKEITVQILVFIFLYSSLYSTYLWTGFLSFSLFLLRKRETVKIPIGFIIIAGWGIPTLLVGILLIIGERNSTSIDSAFFYGKHQIITTAVVLFISILMSGISLMCMNRNRQESNYEVLNPYSPHGQVEGNEGNQVSAAVPQPSAGSSAQPSPAQPSAGSSAQLSAERGCCSCQTTNGEISSVKEGKAVPNAVENKVPSIETADQCVNQCSAQTCVLAQEEQLLQTGDKQLARHVLLCSLLVVGLFAEVCHKINLLCGTEKLKAS, from the exons ATGGATAGCTATTCAGACTTCAACGCAAAGAACCTCTCATCATCAGCTAATATGTCTATTTCTTTACCTGGACAAGTTGGACTCAATGCCACCGGTGGTCCTCCTTCTATGTCAATCAGCAGGCTTTTTCCAGCCCTATTAGAATGCTTTGGAATAATTCTTTGTGGCTACATAGCCGGAAGAGCCAACATTATCACATCAACTCAGGCCAAAGGACTGGGAAATTTTGTCTCCCGTTTTGCACTCCCAGCTTTACTGTTCAAAAACATGGTGGTACTTAACTTTTCTAATGTAAATTGGTCCTTCCTGTACAGCATCTTAGTTGCCAAAGCTGCCGTGTTTTTCTTAGTCTGTGTTCTAACATTGTTGGTAGCCAGTCCTGAGAATCGATTTAGCAAAGCAGGTTTGTTCCCTATTTTTGCTACACAAAGCAATGACTTTGCGCTGGGATACCCAATAG TCGAAGCTCTGTACCAAACCACTTACCCAGAGTATCTCCAGTACATTTACCTAGTGGCTCCAATATCTCTTATGATGCTAAACCCTCTGGGGTTTATCTTCTGTGAAATCCAGAAGTGGAGGGACAATCGCACTGTGTCCCACAGCAAAATCAAAATAGTGGGCCTAGCACTCCTTCGAGTTCTGCAGAACCCAATCGTATTCATGGTCTTCATAGGAATTGCCTCAAACTTTATTCTTGGCCAGAAAATTCCCGACTACCTTGAAAATTTCCTTGATGGACTGGGCAGTTCATTTTCTGGCTCCGCACTTTTTTACCTTGGGCTAACTATGGTgggacaaacaaaaaaactgacaAAGGGTATGTTTGTTGCACTGATCCTTCTCATCACAGCTAAACT aCTTATGATGCCATTTCTCTGTAGAGAAATGGTGGAACTCCTGgacaagagcagcagcacagtcaACCACACCAGTTTATCAAACTATGCATTTCTTTATGGAGTTTTTCCAGCAGCACCTGGTGTTGCAATATTTGCAACTCAATTTAATATGGAAGTAGGAATT ATTACCTCAGGCATGGTGATAAGCACTTTTGTGTCTGCACCTATCATGTATGTTTCGGCATGGCTTTTGACAATTCCATCTATGGATCCCAACCCGCTGGCATCTGCACTCCAGAATGTTAGCTTTGACATAAGTATTGTCAGCCTCCTTTGTCTG ATTTGGTCTCTTATTGTTGTTCTTCTGAGtaagaaatacaaacagcatCCTCATATGATTACAACAAATCTACTTGTTGCTCAG tgtattGCTTGCATTGGAATGGTGATATGGAATTTCACTGTTAAACAGAAAGAGATAACTGTGCAGATCCTAGTATTTATATTTCTCTACAGCTCACTTTATAGCACCTACCTGTGGACAG gttttctgtctttctctttgtttctgttgaggaagagagaaacagtAAAGATTCCCATTGGGTTTATTATCATAGCTGGATGGGG aATCCCAACACTTCTGGTAGGAATCTTGTTAATAATTGGTGAACGTAACAGCACTAGCATTGACTCTGCCTTTTTCTATGGAAAACATCAG ATAATCACCACAGCAGTGGTCCTGTTCATCAGCATATTGATGTCAGGCATCTCACTTATGTGCATGAACAGAAATAGACAAGAGTCAAACTATGAGGTACTGAACCCATATTCACCTCATGGCCAAGTGGAAGGGAATGAGGGGAATCAAGTTTCAGCCGCTGTGCCTCAACCTTCTGCAGGGTCTTCTGCACAACCTTCTCCTGCACAACCTTCTGCAGGGTCTTCTGCACAGCTGTCTGCAGAAAGAG GTTGCTGTTCTTGTCAAACAACAAATGGGGAAATTTCAAGTGTTAAAGAGGGCAAAGCGGTGCCAAATGCTGTTGAAAACAAGGTTCCTTCCATTGAGACAG ctgatcAGTGTGTGAATCAGTGCAGCGCTCAGACCTGCGTACTGGCTCAGGAGGAACAGCTTCTACAGACCGGAGACAAACAGCTGGCCAGACACGTGCTGCTGTGCTCGCTTCTTGTTGTTGGCCTTTTTGct GAGGTGTGTCATAAGATTAATTTATTGTGTGgcacagaaaaattaaaggcaAGTTAA
- the GPR155 gene encoding integral membrane protein GPR155 isoform X1 — MDSYSDFNAKNLSSSANMSISLPGQVGLNATGGPPSMSISRLFPALLECFGIILCGYIAGRANIITSTQAKGLGNFVSRFALPALLFKNMVVLNFSNVNWSFLYSILVAKAAVFFLVCVLTLLVASPENRFSKAGLFPIFATQSNDFALGYPIVEALYQTTYPEYLQYIYLVAPISLMMLNPLGFIFCEIQKWRDNRTVSHSKIKIVGLALLRVLQNPIVFMVFIGIASNFILGQKIPDYLENFLDGLGSSFSGSALFYLGLTMVGQTKKLTKGMFVALILLITAKLLMMPFLCREMVELLDKSSSTVNHTSLSNYAFLYGVFPAAPGVAIFATQFNMEVGIITSGMVISTFVSAPIMYVSAWLLTIPSMDPNPLASALQNVSFDISIVSLLCLIWSLIVVLLSKKYKQHPHMITTNLLVAQCIACIGMVIWNFTVKQKEITVQILVFIFLYSSLYSTYLWTGFLSFSLFLLRKRETVKIPIGFIIIAGWGIPTLLVGILLIIGERNSTSIDSAFFYGKHQIITTAVVLFISILMSGISLMCMNRNRQESNYEVLNPYSPHGQVEGNEGNQVSAAVPQPSAGSSAQPSPAQPSAGSSAQLSAERGCCSCQTTNGEISSVKEGKAVPNAVENKVPSIETADQCVNQCSAQTCVLAQEEQLLQTGDKQLARHVLLCSLLVVGLFANLSSCLWWLFNQEPGRLYVELQFFCAVFNFGQGFISFGIFGLDKHLIILPFKRRLEFLWGGREAAGHTDPTLPEEIRMTCQQFVRYHRDHCVKSIVKGRRCGAKISPGIFFGCDLVNWLIQVGLASDRGEAVMYGNRLMKGGVIQHITNEFEFRDEYLYYHFIQKRATTAESQ; from the exons ATGGATAGCTATTCAGACTTCAACGCAAAGAACCTCTCATCATCAGCTAATATGTCTATTTCTTTACCTGGACAAGTTGGACTCAATGCCACCGGTGGTCCTCCTTCTATGTCAATCAGCAGGCTTTTTCCAGCCCTATTAGAATGCTTTGGAATAATTCTTTGTGGCTACATAGCCGGAAGAGCCAACATTATCACATCAACTCAGGCCAAAGGACTGGGAAATTTTGTCTCCCGTTTTGCACTCCCAGCTTTACTGTTCAAAAACATGGTGGTACTTAACTTTTCTAATGTAAATTGGTCCTTCCTGTACAGCATCTTAGTTGCCAAAGCTGCCGTGTTTTTCTTAGTCTGTGTTCTAACATTGTTGGTAGCCAGTCCTGAGAATCGATTTAGCAAAGCAGGTTTGTTCCCTATTTTTGCTACACAAAGCAATGACTTTGCGCTGGGATACCCAATAG TCGAAGCTCTGTACCAAACCACTTACCCAGAGTATCTCCAGTACATTTACCTAGTGGCTCCAATATCTCTTATGATGCTAAACCCTCTGGGGTTTATCTTCTGTGAAATCCAGAAGTGGAGGGACAATCGCACTGTGTCCCACAGCAAAATCAAAATAGTGGGCCTAGCACTCCTTCGAGTTCTGCAGAACCCAATCGTATTCATGGTCTTCATAGGAATTGCCTCAAACTTTATTCTTGGCCAGAAAATTCCCGACTACCTTGAAAATTTCCTTGATGGACTGGGCAGTTCATTTTCTGGCTCCGCACTTTTTTACCTTGGGCTAACTATGGTgggacaaacaaaaaaactgacaAAGGGTATGTTTGTTGCACTGATCCTTCTCATCACAGCTAAACT aCTTATGATGCCATTTCTCTGTAGAGAAATGGTGGAACTCCTGgacaagagcagcagcacagtcaACCACACCAGTTTATCAAACTATGCATTTCTTTATGGAGTTTTTCCAGCAGCACCTGGTGTTGCAATATTTGCAACTCAATTTAATATGGAAGTAGGAATT ATTACCTCAGGCATGGTGATAAGCACTTTTGTGTCTGCACCTATCATGTATGTTTCGGCATGGCTTTTGACAATTCCATCTATGGATCCCAACCCGCTGGCATCTGCACTCCAGAATGTTAGCTTTGACATAAGTATTGTCAGCCTCCTTTGTCTG ATTTGGTCTCTTATTGTTGTTCTTCTGAGtaagaaatacaaacagcatCCTCATATGATTACAACAAATCTACTTGTTGCTCAG tgtattGCTTGCATTGGAATGGTGATATGGAATTTCACTGTTAAACAGAAAGAGATAACTGTGCAGATCCTAGTATTTATATTTCTCTACAGCTCACTTTATAGCACCTACCTGTGGACAG gttttctgtctttctctttgtttctgttgaggaagagagaaacagtAAAGATTCCCATTGGGTTTATTATCATAGCTGGATGGGG aATCCCAACACTTCTGGTAGGAATCTTGTTAATAATTGGTGAACGTAACAGCACTAGCATTGACTCTGCCTTTTTCTATGGAAAACATCAG ATAATCACCACAGCAGTGGTCCTGTTCATCAGCATATTGATGTCAGGCATCTCACTTATGTGCATGAACAGAAATAGACAAGAGTCAAACTATGAGGTACTGAACCCATATTCACCTCATGGCCAAGTGGAAGGGAATGAGGGGAATCAAGTTTCAGCCGCTGTGCCTCAACCTTCTGCAGGGTCTTCTGCACAACCTTCTCCTGCACAACCTTCTGCAGGGTCTTCTGCACAGCTGTCTGCAGAAAGAG GTTGCTGTTCTTGTCAAACAACAAATGGGGAAATTTCAAGTGTTAAAGAGGGCAAAGCGGTGCCAAATGCTGTTGAAAACAAGGTTCCTTCCATTGAGACAG ctgatcAGTGTGTGAATCAGTGCAGCGCTCAGACCTGCGTACTGGCTCAGGAGGAACAGCTTCTACAGACCGGAGACAAACAGCTGGCCAGACACGTGCTGCTGTGCTCGCTTCTTGTTGTTGGCCTTTTTGct AATCTTTCCAGTTGTTTATGGTGGCTGTTCAACCAAGAACCCGGAAGACTATATGTGGAACTGCAGTTCTTTTGCGCTGTGTTTAATTTTGGTCAG GGCTTCATTTCCTTTGGTATTTTTGGCTTAGATAAGCATTTAATCATCCTGCCATTCAAGCGAAG GCTTGAATTTCTCTGGggaggcagagaagcagcagggcATACAGATCCCACTCTACCTGAGGAAATCAGGATGACCTGTCAACAGTTTGTTCGTTATCATAGAGATCACTGTGTCAAAAGCATCGTCAAAGGCAGAAG GTG